Within the Rhizobium grahamii genome, the region GAGGCCGCCTATCAGGTGTCAAACCTCGAGAACGCCATCCTCAACCTGACCATGACCAACATCCGCTCGGTCATGGGCTCCATGGATCTCGACGAACTGCTGTCGAACCGCGACGCGATCAACGATCGCCTGCTGCGTGTCGTCGACGATGCGGTTCGTCCCTGGGGCATCAAGGTCACGCGCGTCGAGATCAAGGACATCCAGCCGCCGCGCGACCTCGTCGATGCGATGGCGCGTCAGATGAAGGCCGAGCGCGAAAAGCGCGCCCAGGTTCTGGAAGCCGAAGGTTCGAGAAACGCGCAGATCCTCAGGGCCGAAGGCGCCAAGCAGTCAGCCATCCTGCAGGCCGAAGGCCAGCGCGAAGCAGCCTTCAGAAACGCCGAAGCCCGAGAGCGCCTGGCCGAAGCCGAGGCGAAAGCCACCAAGATGGTCTCCGAAGCGATCGCCGCGGGCGATGTTCAGGCGATCAACTACTTCGTCGCGCAGAAGTACACCGAGGCGCTGACCTCGATCGGCTCTGCCAGCAACTCCAAGGTCGTACTCATGCCGATCGAGGCCTCCTCGATCCTGGGATCGCTGAGCGGTATCGGCGCCATTGCCAAGGAAGTCTTCGGCGACGGCACCAACACGCCGCCGCGGCCGGTCCGCCAGACGCCGCCCCGTTCGACGCCGACGATCAATCCTTTCAACCCCGACGGAGACCGTTAAGCCATGATCGCCCGGATCGCAGCCGAGCTTGGACCCTGGAGCTGGTGGGTCATCGGCATGGTGCTGCTGGCGGCGGAGCTTGCAGCGCCCGGTTTCTTTTTAGTGTGGATCGGGATTGCGGCAATCGTCGTCGGTGCCGTTTCGCTGCTCTTCTGGGACAGTGCGTTCTGGGTCTGGCAGCTGCAGGCAATTCTCTTTGCCGTCCTTGCCGTCGCCGCCACCTTCGTCGGACGCAAGCTGACGAGAGAGCATGGAACGAGCGACGAGCCTTTCCTCAATCAGCGCGG harbors:
- a CDS encoding SPFH domain-containing protein → MVLGGFDIVVIALVIFVILVLFAGIKTVPQGYRYTIERFGRYTRTLEPGLNLITPFIERVGGKMNVMEQVLNVPTQEVITKDNASVSADAVAFYQILNAAEAAYQVSNLENAILNLTMTNIRSVMGSMDLDELLSNRDAINDRLLRVVDDAVRPWGIKVTRVEIKDIQPPRDLVDAMARQMKAEREKRAQVLEAEGSRNAQILRAEGAKQSAILQAEGQREAAFRNAEARERLAEAEAKATKMVSEAIAAGDVQAINYFVAQKYTEALTSIGSASNSKVVLMPIEASSILGSLSGIGAIAKEVFGDGTNTPPRPVRQTPPRSTPTINPFNPDGDR
- a CDS encoding NfeD family protein, coding for MIARIAAELGPWSWWVIGMVLLAAELAAPGFFLVWIGIAAIVVGAVSLLFWDSAFWVWQLQAILFAVLAVAATFVGRKLTREHGTSDEPFLNQRGASLVGRTATLAEPILEGRGRIRLDDTQWQVMGPDLPVGARVKVVSSNGRDLTVEEA